In the Oncorhynchus tshawytscha isolate Ot180627B linkage group LG17, Otsh_v2.0, whole genome shotgun sequence genome, one interval contains:
- the LOC112216836 gene encoding transcription factor EC isoform X5: MRMPHLSDCSYYKMRDGARVSNVCMEQVQSHLEGSKFHLHQAQSQQVKQYLTLGSKVAGGQGGHPHPTGQGEQLLGTVPVMRNGHLAPLSDGSTPSSPVTLLTLASNHDSEFPMDDVIDDLISLESGFNDRGLDCMDPSIIMQNNVLSSSMLDIYGGEPGMTTAPHGRMTPTSRPTMLTTVKREVTEHETRVMAKERQKKDNHNLIERRRRYNINYRIKELGTMIPKSNDPLSFMSLCRSDMRWNKGTILKASVEYIKWLQKEQQHARELENRQKKMEQANRRLLLRIQELEIQARAHGLPSMATALGTVELSSHLLKQQKQQQQPLAPQSLQGLQPPLYQEELNGEYLQRTSMPAMVTGVTDQGQGVVDDSTTFSDPLSHFTDFFSSTLKEEQRLDEILMDNPLSPFGTDPLLSAGSPDASKDSSHRSSFSSDDGDDDL; the protein is encoded by the exons ATGAGAATGCCACACTTAAGTGACTGTAGTTACTACAAGATGCGAGACGGAGCCCGAGTTTCCAAT GTCTGTATGGAACAGGTCCAGAGCCACCTGGAGGGCTCTAAGTTCCACCTACACCAGGCCCAGAGTCAGCAGGTCAAGCAGTACCTGACGCTGGGTTCCAAGGTGGCCGGGGGACAGGGGGGCCACCCTCACCCCACTGGGCAGGGAGAGCAGCTCCTGGGCACCGTTCCAGTGATGAGGAATGGCCACCTGGCCCCCCTCAGCGATGGCAGCACCCCCAGCAGCCCTGTTACACTGCTGACCCTGGCATCAaaccatgacagtgag TTTCCAATGGATGACGTTATTGATGACTTGATTAGCCTGGAGTCCGGGTTCAATGACAGGGGCTTGGATTGTATGGATCCCAGCATCATAATGCAAAACAAC gtGCTCAGCAGCAGCATGCTGGACATCTATGGGGGTGAACCAGGTATGACTACAGCCCCTCATGGCCGAATGACACCCACCTCACGCCCCACTATGCTCACTACTGTAAAAAGGGAAGTCACAG AACATGAAACGAGGGTGATGGCCAAAGAACGACAGAAGAAAGACAACCACAACTTGA ttgAAAGAAGAAGAAGGTACAACATCAACTACAGAATCAAAGAACTTGGAACAATGATACCAAAGTCGAATGACCC GTTATCTTTTATGTCCCTCTGCCGTAGTGATATGCGCTGGAACAAAGGCACCATTCTCAAGGCGTCGGTGGAGTACATCAAGTGGCTGCAGAAGGAGCAGCAGCACGCCAGAGAGCTGGAGAACAGGCAGAAGAAGATGGAGCAGGCCAACAGGAGGCTACTGCTCAGGATCCAG GAGTTGGAGATCCAGGCCCGTGCTCATGGCCTCCCCAGCATGGCCACTGCCCTGGGTACTGTAgagctctcctcccacctcctcaaacaacaaaaacaacagcagCAGCCCTTGGCTCCCCAGTCACTGCAGGGTCTCCAGCCACCCCTGTACCAGGAAGAACTGAACGGGGAGTACCTCCAGAGGACCTCCATGCCAGCCATGGTCACCGGGGTTACAGACCAGGGTCAGGGGGTGGTTGATGACTCCACCACTTTCTCCGACCCGTTGTCTCACTTCACAGACTTCTTCAGCTCCACGCTCAAAGAGGAGCAACGGCTAGATGAGATCCTCATGGACAACCCGCTCTCGCCTTTCGGCACCGACCCGCTTCTCTCCGCCGGCTCACCCGACGCCTCCAAGGACTCCAGTCACAGGAGCAGCTTCAGCTCGGACGATGGCGACGATGACCTATGA
- the LOC112216836 gene encoding transcription factor EC isoform X7 produces the protein MSRSCVVKVITLTEIQILPVQSHLEGSKFHLHQAQSQQVKQYLTLGSKVAGGQGGHPHPTGQGEQLLGTVPVMRNGHLAPLSDGSTPSSPVTLLTLASNHDSEFPMDDVIDDLISLESGFNDRGLDCMDPSIIMQNNVLSSSMLDIYGGEPGMTTAPHGRMTPTSRPTMLTTVKREVTEHETRVMAKERQKKDNHNLIERRRRYNINYRIKELGTMIPKSNDPLSFMSLCRSDMRWNKGTILKASVEYIKWLQKEQQHARELENRQKKMEQANRRLLLRIQELEIQARAHGLPSMATALGTVELSSHLLKQQKQQQQPLAPQSLQGLQPPLYQEELNGEYLQRTSMPAMVTGVTDQGQGVVDDSTTFSDPLSHFTDFFSSTLKEEQRLDEILMDNPLSPFGTDPLLSAGSPDASKDSSHRSSFSSDDGDDDL, from the exons ATGAGTCGATCCTGTGTGGTCAAAGTGATCACTCTGACTGAGATCCAGATACTGCCG GTCCAGAGCCACCTGGAGGGCTCTAAGTTCCACCTACACCAGGCCCAGAGTCAGCAGGTCAAGCAGTACCTGACGCTGGGTTCCAAGGTGGCCGGGGGACAGGGGGGCCACCCTCACCCCACTGGGCAGGGAGAGCAGCTCCTGGGCACCGTTCCAGTGATGAGGAATGGCCACCTGGCCCCCCTCAGCGATGGCAGCACCCCCAGCAGCCCTGTTACACTGCTGACCCTGGCATCAaaccatgacagtgag TTTCCAATGGATGACGTTATTGATGACTTGATTAGCCTGGAGTCCGGGTTCAATGACAGGGGCTTGGATTGTATGGATCCCAGCATCATAATGCAAAACAAC gtGCTCAGCAGCAGCATGCTGGACATCTATGGGGGTGAACCAGGTATGACTACAGCCCCTCATGGCCGAATGACACCCACCTCACGCCCCACTATGCTCACTACTGTAAAAAGGGAAGTCACAG AACATGAAACGAGGGTGATGGCCAAAGAACGACAGAAGAAAGACAACCACAACTTGA ttgAAAGAAGAAGAAGGTACAACATCAACTACAGAATCAAAGAACTTGGAACAATGATACCAAAGTCGAATGACCC GTTATCTTTTATGTCCCTCTGCCGTAGTGATATGCGCTGGAACAAAGGCACCATTCTCAAGGCGTCGGTGGAGTACATCAAGTGGCTGCAGAAGGAGCAGCAGCACGCCAGAGAGCTGGAGAACAGGCAGAAGAAGATGGAGCAGGCCAACAGGAGGCTACTGCTCAGGATCCAG GAGTTGGAGATCCAGGCCCGTGCTCATGGCCTCCCCAGCATGGCCACTGCCCTGGGTACTGTAgagctctcctcccacctcctcaaacaacaaaaacaacagcagCAGCCCTTGGCTCCCCAGTCACTGCAGGGTCTCCAGCCACCCCTGTACCAGGAAGAACTGAACGGGGAGTACCTCCAGAGGACCTCCATGCCAGCCATGGTCACCGGGGTTACAGACCAGGGTCAGGGGGTGGTTGATGACTCCACCACTTTCTCCGACCCGTTGTCTCACTTCACAGACTTCTTCAGCTCCACGCTCAAAGAGGAGCAACGGCTAGATGAGATCCTCATGGACAACCCGCTCTCGCCTTTCGGCACCGACCCGCTTCTCTCCGCCGGCTCACCCGACGCCTCCAAGGACTCCAGTCACAGGAGCAGCTTCAGCTCGGACGATGGCGACGATGACCTATGA
- the LOC112216836 gene encoding transcription factor EC isoform X6: MSRSCVVKVITLTEIQILPVCMEQVQSHLEGSKFHLHQAQSQQVKQYLTLGSKVAGGQGGHPHPTGQGEQLLGTVPVMRNGHLAPLSDGSTPSSPVTLLTLASNHDSEFPMDDVIDDLISLESGFNDRGLDCMDPSIIMQNNVLSSSMLDIYGGEPGMTTAPHGRMTPTSRPTMLTTVKREVTEHETRVMAKERQKKDNHNLIERRRRYNINYRIKELGTMIPKSNDPLSFMSLCRSDMRWNKGTILKASVEYIKWLQKEQQHARELENRQKKMEQANRRLLLRIQELEIQARAHGLPSMATALGTVELSSHLLKQQKQQQQPLAPQSLQGLQPPLYQEELNGEYLQRTSMPAMVTGVTDQGQGVVDDSTTFSDPLSHFTDFFSSTLKEEQRLDEILMDNPLSPFGTDPLLSAGSPDASKDSSHRSSFSSDDGDDDL, translated from the exons ATGAGTCGATCCTGTGTGGTCAAAGTGATCACTCTGACTGAGATCCAGATACTGCCG GTCTGTATGGAACAGGTCCAGAGCCACCTGGAGGGCTCTAAGTTCCACCTACACCAGGCCCAGAGTCAGCAGGTCAAGCAGTACCTGACGCTGGGTTCCAAGGTGGCCGGGGGACAGGGGGGCCACCCTCACCCCACTGGGCAGGGAGAGCAGCTCCTGGGCACCGTTCCAGTGATGAGGAATGGCCACCTGGCCCCCCTCAGCGATGGCAGCACCCCCAGCAGCCCTGTTACACTGCTGACCCTGGCATCAaaccatgacagtgag TTTCCAATGGATGACGTTATTGATGACTTGATTAGCCTGGAGTCCGGGTTCAATGACAGGGGCTTGGATTGTATGGATCCCAGCATCATAATGCAAAACAAC gtGCTCAGCAGCAGCATGCTGGACATCTATGGGGGTGAACCAGGTATGACTACAGCCCCTCATGGCCGAATGACACCCACCTCACGCCCCACTATGCTCACTACTGTAAAAAGGGAAGTCACAG AACATGAAACGAGGGTGATGGCCAAAGAACGACAGAAGAAAGACAACCACAACTTGA ttgAAAGAAGAAGAAGGTACAACATCAACTACAGAATCAAAGAACTTGGAACAATGATACCAAAGTCGAATGACCC GTTATCTTTTATGTCCCTCTGCCGTAGTGATATGCGCTGGAACAAAGGCACCATTCTCAAGGCGTCGGTGGAGTACATCAAGTGGCTGCAGAAGGAGCAGCAGCACGCCAGAGAGCTGGAGAACAGGCAGAAGAAGATGGAGCAGGCCAACAGGAGGCTACTGCTCAGGATCCAG GAGTTGGAGATCCAGGCCCGTGCTCATGGCCTCCCCAGCATGGCCACTGCCCTGGGTACTGTAgagctctcctcccacctcctcaaacaacaaaaacaacagcagCAGCCCTTGGCTCCCCAGTCACTGCAGGGTCTCCAGCCACCCCTGTACCAGGAAGAACTGAACGGGGAGTACCTCCAGAGGACCTCCATGCCAGCCATGGTCACCGGGGTTACAGACCAGGGTCAGGGGGTGGTTGATGACTCCACCACTTTCTCCGACCCGTTGTCTCACTTCACAGACTTCTTCAGCTCCACGCTCAAAGAGGAGCAACGGCTAGATGAGATCCTCATGGACAACCCGCTCTCGCCTTTCGGCACCGACCCGCTTCTCTCCGCCGGCTCACCCGACGCCTCCAAGGACTCCAGTCACAGGAGCAGCTTCAGCTCGGACGATGGCGACGATGACCTATGA
- the LOC112216836 gene encoding transcription factor EC isoform X8: MEQVQSHLEGSKFHLHQAQSQQVKQYLTLGSKVAGGQGGHPHPTGQGEQLLGTVPVMRNGHLAPLSDGSTPSSPVTLLTLASNHDSEFPMDDVIDDLISLESGFNDRGLDCMDPSIIMQNNVLSSSMLDIYGGEPGMTTAPHGRMTPTSRPTMLTTVKREVTEHETRVMAKERQKKDNHNLIERRRRYNINYRIKELGTMIPKSNDPLSFMSLCRSDMRWNKGTILKASVEYIKWLQKEQQHARELENRQKKMEQANRRLLLRIQELEIQARAHGLPSMATALGTVELSSHLLKQQKQQQQPLAPQSLQGLQPPLYQEELNGEYLQRTSMPAMVTGVTDQGQGVVDDSTTFSDPLSHFTDFFSSTLKEEQRLDEILMDNPLSPFGTDPLLSAGSPDASKDSSHRSSFSSDDGDDDL; the protein is encoded by the exons ATGGAACAGGTCCAGAGCCACCTGGAGGGCTCTAAGTTCCACCTACACCAGGCCCAGAGTCAGCAGGTCAAGCAGTACCTGACGCTGGGTTCCAAGGTGGCCGGGGGACAGGGGGGCCACCCTCACCCCACTGGGCAGGGAGAGCAGCTCCTGGGCACCGTTCCAGTGATGAGGAATGGCCACCTGGCCCCCCTCAGCGATGGCAGCACCCCCAGCAGCCCTGTTACACTGCTGACCCTGGCATCAaaccatgacagtgag TTTCCAATGGATGACGTTATTGATGACTTGATTAGCCTGGAGTCCGGGTTCAATGACAGGGGCTTGGATTGTATGGATCCCAGCATCATAATGCAAAACAAC gtGCTCAGCAGCAGCATGCTGGACATCTATGGGGGTGAACCAGGTATGACTACAGCCCCTCATGGCCGAATGACACCCACCTCACGCCCCACTATGCTCACTACTGTAAAAAGGGAAGTCACAG AACATGAAACGAGGGTGATGGCCAAAGAACGACAGAAGAAAGACAACCACAACTTGA ttgAAAGAAGAAGAAGGTACAACATCAACTACAGAATCAAAGAACTTGGAACAATGATACCAAAGTCGAATGACCC GTTATCTTTTATGTCCCTCTGCCGTAGTGATATGCGCTGGAACAAAGGCACCATTCTCAAGGCGTCGGTGGAGTACATCAAGTGGCTGCAGAAGGAGCAGCAGCACGCCAGAGAGCTGGAGAACAGGCAGAAGAAGATGGAGCAGGCCAACAGGAGGCTACTGCTCAGGATCCAG GAGTTGGAGATCCAGGCCCGTGCTCATGGCCTCCCCAGCATGGCCACTGCCCTGGGTACTGTAgagctctcctcccacctcctcaaacaacaaaaacaacagcagCAGCCCTTGGCTCCCCAGTCACTGCAGGGTCTCCAGCCACCCCTGTACCAGGAAGAACTGAACGGGGAGTACCTCCAGAGGACCTCCATGCCAGCCATGGTCACCGGGGTTACAGACCAGGGTCAGGGGGTGGTTGATGACTCCACCACTTTCTCCGACCCGTTGTCTCACTTCACAGACTTCTTCAGCTCCACGCTCAAAGAGGAGCAACGGCTAGATGAGATCCTCATGGACAACCCGCTCTCGCCTTTCGGCACCGACCCGCTTCTCTCCGCCGGCTCACCCGACGCCTCCAAGGACTCCAGTCACAGGAGCAGCTTCAGCTCGGACGATGGCGACGATGACCTATGA
- the LOC112216836 gene encoding transcription factor EC isoform X9, which produces MRMPHLSDCSYYKMRDGARVSNVCMEQVQSHLEGSKFHLHQAQSQQVKQYLTLGSKVAGGQGGHPHPTGQGEQLLGTVPVMRNGHLAPLSDGSTPSSPVTLLTLASNHDSEFPMDDVIDDLISLESGFNDRGLDCMDPSIIMQNNVLSSSMLDIYGGEPEHETRVMAKERQKKDNHNLIERRRRYNINYRIKELGTMIPKSNDPDMRWNKGTILKASVEYIKWLQKEQQHARELENRQKKMEQANRRLLLRIQELEIQARAHGLPSMATALGTVELSSHLLKQQKQQQQPLAPQSLQGLQPPLYQEELNGEYLQRTSMPAMVTGVTDQGQGVVDDSTTFSDPLSHFTDFFSSTLKEEQRLDEILMDNPLSPFGTDPLLSAGSPDASKDSSHRSSFSSDDGDDDL; this is translated from the exons ATGAGAATGCCACACTTAAGTGACTGTAGTTACTACAAGATGCGAGACGGAGCCCGAGTTTCCAAT GTCTGTATGGAACAGGTCCAGAGCCACCTGGAGGGCTCTAAGTTCCACCTACACCAGGCCCAGAGTCAGCAGGTCAAGCAGTACCTGACGCTGGGTTCCAAGGTGGCCGGGGGACAGGGGGGCCACCCTCACCCCACTGGGCAGGGAGAGCAGCTCCTGGGCACCGTTCCAGTGATGAGGAATGGCCACCTGGCCCCCCTCAGCGATGGCAGCACCCCCAGCAGCCCTGTTACACTGCTGACCCTGGCATCAaaccatgacagtgag TTTCCAATGGATGACGTTATTGATGACTTGATTAGCCTGGAGTCCGGGTTCAATGACAGGGGCTTGGATTGTATGGATCCCAGCATCATAATGCAAAACAAC gtGCTCAGCAGCAGCATGCTGGACATCTATGGGGGTGAACCAG AACATGAAACGAGGGTGATGGCCAAAGAACGACAGAAGAAAGACAACCACAACTTGA ttgAAAGAAGAAGAAGGTACAACATCAACTACAGAATCAAAGAACTTGGAACAATGATACCAAAGTCGAATGACCC TGATATGCGCTGGAACAAAGGCACCATTCTCAAGGCGTCGGTGGAGTACATCAAGTGGCTGCAGAAGGAGCAGCAGCACGCCAGAGAGCTGGAGAACAGGCAGAAGAAGATGGAGCAGGCCAACAGGAGGCTACTGCTCAGGATCCAG GAGTTGGAGATCCAGGCCCGTGCTCATGGCCTCCCCAGCATGGCCACTGCCCTGGGTACTGTAgagctctcctcccacctcctcaaacaacaaaaacaacagcagCAGCCCTTGGCTCCCCAGTCACTGCAGGGTCTCCAGCCACCCCTGTACCAGGAAGAACTGAACGGGGAGTACCTCCAGAGGACCTCCATGCCAGCCATGGTCACCGGGGTTACAGACCAGGGTCAGGGGGTGGTTGATGACTCCACCACTTTCTCCGACCCGTTGTCTCACTTCACAGACTTCTTCAGCTCCACGCTCAAAGAGGAGCAACGGCTAGATGAGATCCTCATGGACAACCCGCTCTCGCCTTTCGGCACCGACCCGCTTCTCTCCGCCGGCTCACCCGACGCCTCCAAGGACTCCAGTCACAGGAGCAGCTTCAGCTCGGACGATGGCGACGATGACCTATGA